One stretch of Pararhodobacter zhoushanensis DNA includes these proteins:
- a CDS encoding HipA domain-containing protein — MGRPTVVRRLDVRLNGRLAGEYRFTPSGGVSFAYDAGWLDWQFAFALSRQLPLRAGVQSGAAVNAVFENLLPDNTDLRRRIAERTQARSDRPHDLLAVIGRDCIGAMQFLPQGDDPGDPFKLESTRQSDAQIAATIRDLATAPLGLHADDTFRISLAGAQEKTAFLWRDGVWQKPEGLTPTTHIFKRRMGLVSHGIDMTDSVENEWLCLQLAAALGLPVNEARMATFEDQTVLIVTRFDRAPRAGGGIVRLPQEDFLQALGLSSGQKYQEHGGPTLQDGLRLLEGSVERAADQQLFFTAQIVNWILGAIDGHAKNYSVFLGPGVFG, encoded by the coding sequence CACCCCGTCCGGCGGCGTCAGCTTTGCCTATGATGCCGGTTGGCTGGACTGGCAGTTTGCCTTTGCCCTTTCGCGTCAGCTGCCGTTGCGCGCGGGTGTTCAAAGCGGCGCGGCGGTCAATGCCGTGTTCGAGAACCTCTTGCCCGACAACACCGATCTGCGCCGCCGCATCGCCGAGCGCACGCAGGCCCGCAGCGACCGGCCGCATGATCTGCTGGCTGTGATCGGGCGTGACTGCATCGGCGCGATGCAGTTCCTGCCGCAGGGCGACGACCCGGGCGATCCGTTCAAACTGGAGTCAACCCGCCAGAGCGACGCGCAGATTGCCGCCACCATCCGCGATCTGGCGACGGCTCCGCTGGGCCTGCACGCCGACGATACATTCCGCATCTCGCTGGCCGGGGCGCAGGAAAAGACCGCCTTTCTGTGGCGCGACGGGGTTTGGCAAAAGCCTGAAGGGCTGACGCCCACGACGCATATCTTCAAGCGGCGCATGGGCCTTGTGTCGCACGGGATCGACATGACCGACAGCGTCGAAAACGAATGGCTGTGCCTGCAACTGGCCGCAGCACTGGGCCTGCCGGTGAATGAAGCGCGCATGGCGACGTTCGAGGATCAGACCGTGCTGATCGTGACCCGCTTTGACCGCGCACCGCGGGCAGGTGGGGGCATCGTGCGCCTGCCGCAAGAGGACTTTCTGCAAGCGCTGGGGTTGAGTTCAGGCCAGAAATATCAAGAACACGGCGGACCGACCCTGCAAGACGGGTTGCGTCTGCTTGAAGGGTCGGTTGAGCGGGCGGCGGATCAGCAGCTGTTCTTCACAGCGCAGATCGTGAACTGGATTCTGGGGGCGATTGACGGTCACGCCAAGAATTACTCGGTTTTTCTGGGGCCGGGGGTTTTCGGATGA
- a CDS encoding HipA domain-containing protein, which yields MTPLYDILSAAPAMASKTFRHKELRLAMSVGRRNHYRLDQIQPRHFDQTALRARVASDTRRQAFATIVAAGLPAVERVANALPAGFPERVSGPILEHARNRLALLIRQAEAGQIVGH from the coding sequence ATGACCCCGCTCTACGACATTCTGAGCGCCGCACCGGCCATGGCCAGCAAGACGTTCCGACACAAGGAACTGCGCCTTGCGATGTCGGTGGGACGGCGCAACCACTACCGTCTGGACCAGATCCAGCCCCGCCATTTTGACCAGACGGCCCTGCGCGCGCGCGTCGCATCCGATACCCGGCGTCAGGCTTTTGCCACGATCGTCGCTGCCGGGTTGCCCGCCGTTGAGCGCGTGGCGAACGCGCTGCCCGCCGGTTTCCCCGAACGGGTCAGCGGCCCGATTCTGGAACACGCCCGCAACCGGCTTGCGTTGCTCATCCGGCAGGCCGAGGCCGGGCAGATCGTCGGCCACTGA
- a CDS encoding glutamine synthetase family protein, which yields MTDPTALADGTLARQGFLNPDALDRAAEILARVKAAGIETVRVLFSDAHGILRGKTVVADMLPSVFRSGLRAPSTLLLKDTSGRTVFPVWSGEGGQGAGAGDMWLIPVPATFRELSWSPGSAWLFCDLAQVDGTPISYAPRQVLKGALDRLAAHGWGLTVGLEVEFNLFEVTNPHLEHTDSGLPGTPPDTRLLAPGYQFLADTTYDRMEPVLDELRRAAQSLGMPLTSVEIEMGPGQVEFVFGPADAMTHADNMIMLRAMAKQVAARRGLHASFMCRPRIEGGASAGWHLHQSLTNLADGRNLFMPAGGHDITPEASRWIAGLLAHAEASCILTTPTVNGYKRYQPFQMAPDRIQWGRDNRGAMVRALMVAGDRASRLENRVAEPGANPYYVFAAQILSGLAGIEGKLTPPPASDTPYAADVRALPRSMDAALSAFEASTLYRDAIGQDFVDYIATLKRAEWARYAATVSEWEQREYFGLL from the coding sequence ATGACTGACCCCACCGCCCTGGCCGACGGAACGCTTGCCCGGCAGGGGTTTCTGAACCCCGACGCTCTGGACCGCGCCGCCGAGATCCTCGCCCGCGTCAAGGCCGCAGGGATCGAGACGGTTCGCGTGCTGTTTTCCGACGCCCACGGCATTTTGCGCGGCAAGACGGTGGTGGCCGATATGCTGCCCTCGGTCTTCCGCTCGGGCCTGCGCGCGCCCTCGACGCTTCTCCTCAAGGACACCTCGGGCCGGACGGTTTTTCCGGTCTGGTCCGGGGAAGGCGGGCAAGGCGCGGGTGCGGGGGATATGTGGCTGATCCCGGTGCCCGCGACCTTCCGCGAATTGTCGTGGTCGCCCGGCTCGGCGTGGCTGTTCTGCGATCTGGCACAGGTAGATGGCACGCCGATTTCCTACGCGCCCCGGCAAGTGCTGAAAGGCGCGCTCGACCGGCTGGCGGCGCACGGCTGGGGGCTGACGGTGGGGTTGGAGGTTGAATTCAACCTGTTCGAAGTGACCAATCCGCATCTTGAGCATACCGACAGCGGCCTGCCGGGCACCCCGCCCGACACCCGCCTGCTCGCCCCCGGCTATCAGTTTCTGGCGGACACCACCTATGACCGGATGGAGCCGGTTCTGGACGAGTTGCGCCGTGCTGCGCAGTCGCTTGGCATGCCGCTGACCTCGGTCGAGATCGAGATGGGGCCGGGGCAGGTGGAATTCGTCTTTGGACCCGCCGATGCGATGACCCACGCTGATAACATGATCATGCTGCGCGCGATGGCCAAACAGGTCGCCGCCCGGCGCGGGTTGCACGCCAGCTTCATGTGCCGTCCCCGGATCGAGGGCGGGGCCTCGGCCGGTTGGCATCTGCACCAGTCGCTGACCAATCTTGCCGACGGGCGAAACCTGTTCATGCCCGCCGGAGGGCACGACATCACCCCCGAGGCGTCACGCTGGATCGCCGGGCTGCTGGCGCATGCCGAGGCGTCGTGCATCCTGACCACCCCCACGGTGAACGGTTACAAACGCTACCAGCCGTTCCAGATGGCCCCCGACCGCATCCAGTGGGGCCGCGATAACCGGGGCGCGATGGTGCGCGCGCTGATGGTGGCTGGTGACCGCGCCAGCCGGTTGGAGAACCGCGTCGCCGAACCGGGCGCGAACCCGTATTACGTGTTTGCGGCACAGATCCTCTCGGGGCTGGCAGGGATCGAGGGCAAGCTGACCCCGCCGCCCGCGTCCGACACGCCCTATGCGGCAGATGTGCGCGCTTTGCCCCGCTCGATGGACGCAGCGCTGAGCGCGTTTGAGGCGAGCACGCTCTACCGCGACGCCATCGGGCAGGATTTCGTCGACTACATCGCGACCCTCAAGCGCGCGGAATGGGCACGCTATGCCGCGACGGTCTCGGAGTGGGAGCAGCGCGAGTATTTCGGGCTGCTCTGA
- a CDS encoding aromatic ring-hydroxylating dioxygenase subunit alpha, with protein MISQKLNDQITRIGPDTPAGAVHRMYWQPAALVDELTGGEPRLPVNLLGERLVLLRRGDGYILATRRSSPDEPPAHHPARDDICVVEGGPVYPVVEKKGVFFAYLGTGEPPAFPNFDCFRAPDSHVFAFKGLWECNWLQALEIGIDPSHASFLHRFLEDEDPAESYGKQFRDKAAHTDMPMTQLLREYPRPDLEVEETDYGLKITALRHMAHDLTHVRVTNQIFPSAICIPMSREMIITQWHVPVDDETCYWFTMFTSFRQPVNKELMRAQRLKEHRLPDYAPLKNRTNAYHFDPDEQETQTYTGMGPDINVHDQWAVEGLGAIQDRTREHLGRGDAAIVRYRLMLRRAIKALETGQPEKLPMQDRSLTPQIVGPLSNDAIGDTGNWLAASRQMDTERRAGCPWDATV; from the coding sequence ATGATCTCGCAAAAGCTGAACGACCAGATCACCCGGATCGGCCCCGACACCCCGGCGGGCGCGGTTCACCGGATGTACTGGCAACCCGCCGCGCTGGTGGACGAGCTGACCGGCGGCGAGCCGCGCCTGCCGGTCAACCTGCTGGGCGAACGCTTGGTGCTGCTGCGCCGGGGGGATGGCTATATCCTCGCCACCCGGCGCAGCAGCCCCGATGAGCCCCCGGCGCACCACCCGGCGCGGGATGATATCTGCGTGGTCGAGGGCGGCCCGGTTTATCCCGTCGTCGAGAAGAAGGGCGTGTTCTTCGCCTATCTGGGCACCGGCGAGCCGCCTGCCTTCCCCAATTTCGACTGTTTCCGCGCGCCCGACAGCCATGTCTTTGCCTTCAAGGGCCTGTGGGAATGCAACTGGCTGCAGGCGCTGGAGATCGGCATCGACCCCTCGCATGCCTCGTTCCTGCACCGCTTTCTTGAGGATGAAGACCCCGCCGAAAGCTACGGCAAGCAGTTCCGCGACAAGGCGGCGCATACCGACATGCCGATGACCCAGCTTTTGCGCGAGTACCCGCGCCCGGATCTCGAGGTCGAGGAAACCGACTACGGCCTGAAGATCACCGCGCTGCGCCATATGGCGCATGACCTGACGCATGTGCGGGTGACCAACCAGATCTTCCCCTCGGCCATCTGCATCCCGATGTCGCGCGAGATGATCATCACCCAGTGGCACGTGCCCGTCGATGACGAGACCTGCTACTGGTTCACCATGTTCACCAGCTTCCGCCAACCGGTGAACAAGGAACTGATGCGCGCGCAGCGGCTCAAAGAACACCGGCTGCCGGATTACGCCCCCCTCAAGAACCGCACGAACGCCTATCACTTTGACCCCGACGAGCAGGAAACCCAGACCTACACGGGCATGGGACCGGACATCAACGTCCATGACCAATGGGCGGTTGAGGGGCTGGGGGCAATTCAGGACCGCACGCGCGAGCATCTGGGGCGCGGCGATGCCGCCATCGTGCGCTACCGGCTGATGCTGCGCCGCGCGATCAAGGCGCTGGAGACGGGGCAGCCAGAGAAACTGCCGATGCAGGACCGCAGCTTGACGCCGCAGATCGTCGGTCCGCTGTCGAATGATGCCATCGGCGACACCGGCAACTGGCTGGCGGCCAGCCGTCAGATGGATACGGAGCGCCGCGCGGGCTGCCCGTGGGATGCCACGGTTTGA
- a CDS encoding Rieske 2Fe-2S domain-containing protein translates to MSQAADLAPTDWVVVAHAQDMAAKRPVVPVNAFGQRLVLFRDNDGELGLIGRHCPHRGADLCFGRREDNGLRCPFHGWHFDRTGQCTEQPAEPADSTMFKTIRLPSFPVIEAGGAIYAWFGEGAPPPAPVTAASDA, encoded by the coding sequence ATGTCCCAAGCCGCCGACCTAGCCCCCACCGATTGGGTTGTCGTCGCGCACGCGCAGGACATGGCTGCCAAGCGCCCGGTGGTGCCCGTAAACGCCTTTGGCCAGCGGCTGGTACTGTTTCGCGACAACGACGGCGAACTGGGCTTGATCGGGCGCCATTGCCCCCATCGCGGCGCGGATCTGTGCTTTGGCCGGCGCGAGGATAACGGCCTGCGCTGTCCCTTTCACGGCTGGCACTTCGACCGCACGGGACAATGCACCGAACAACCCGCCGAGCCCGCGGATTCCACCATGTTCAAGACCATCCGCCTGCCCAGTTTTCCGGTGATCGAAGCGGGCGGCGCGATCTATGCGTGGTTTGGCGAAGGCGCGCCGCCGCCCGCGCCTGTAACCGCCGCTTCTGACGCCTGA